AAATTTGCTTAAAAGCGTAAGCTGCCGTTTGGCCTGAATAGACATAGCCTGCATGTGGGACCATAAAGCCGTAAATATCACCATCAACTTTATCAACTTTTACTTTATCAAGAAACCCTTGAACCATAAGTTGTAACTCTTGCTTATTTGCAGGATACCAAGCCCCTGCAACTGCTGGAGGTCTAACCTCTGGCTCTCTGATATTTTCCTCCTTTGGGTTACTTGAGCACCCTAATAGCAAAATCTCACATATTAGTAAATACATTATCAACTTGTAGTGGGAACTGGTCACTTTATGGTATACAGTGTATCTATGTCAACCCCTGTCTTATTCTCTCCTTGAGTCAAACTCACCTTATCAGGTATTGTTAAACCAGTCAAGGTATCTCTATGTCCATAATAGCCAAATTCGTCCACTGAATTCTCAAATATAAAATTACTATTCTTATCATTGATAGCGGTCACAACATACTCACCTTCATCTACAAGTTGTATCTTATAGCTACCGTCGTTGCTTGTAATAAGAGTCCCCTTGAGTTTATTATAATCTATGTTTTGTCCATTTGTAAGCGAATCCGAAATAATAGCAAGCACAATTGCATTTTTCTGACCGACTCCCCCATTTGTAACCTTACCAGATATTGACCCCTTCTTTGTACAGCCAGCAAAAATAAATAATGTAGATAATAAAAAAATTATCACCCGCATATTACCTCCTAGTTAAAATTGTATTTAATCTTATCACCAAAGTCAAGATTTTTTGCAAAAAAGTTTGCATTTCTAACATAACCACAGTAAAATGATTAATAGGCGATATAGACATCCTATAAGGTATAATGAATTACTGAACATTATACCAGGAGGTAATATGTGTATCTTTATATTTCTTCTTTTATTAAAAGGGGGTGAAACTATGGAAATAAAACTGCCAGCACCAGTCCTAAAGGGTAAAGTATCAGTTGAGGAGTGTATTGCAAAACGCAGGTCAATAAGGGCATACTTAGATAAGCCAATTAGCCTTGAACAACTATCTCAACTATTTTGGGCATCTCAGGGGATAACTGACCTGACTGGGTTAAGAGCTGCACCGTCAGCAGGTGCTACTTATCCAATTGAAGTAAGGGCTGTCACTAAAGATGGCGTATTCCATTACATTCCTGAAGGTCATAAACTGATAAAAGAGAGTGATAAAGACTTAAGAAAGAAGCTTGCTCAAGCTGCACTATGGCAGTCCTTTATTGCAGAGGCAGGCTGTAACTTTGTCATCTCTTGTGTTTACAAGCGGACTACACAGAGATATGGGGATAGGGGGATAAGGTATGTCCATATGGAGGCAGGTCATGTAGCAGAGAACATTCACTTACAGGCAGTGGCTCTCGGACTGGGCTCAGTTCCTGTCGGTGCCTTTTATGATGAAGAGGTAAAGAAAGTGCTAAACCTGCCCAAAGATGAGGACCCAATCTACATAATAACTGTGGGATACCCGAAGTAGCCCAGAAACAGAGATTTGTTAAGACGAAAAGAACACATCCCCATTAATGTCATTATCGTCAAATTAGGATTAATTTTTTTTGTTTCTGAAAAATGAGCAGCTACAATCTGACAAAAATAGACACCGCTTTCAACTCCTTTCCCTAAATTATCCTTACCATCCCATGTGATTTGAGTAATTGGGTGATTAGTGAATTGGTAATTTGGAAAATTACGAACCAGTTTACCGGATACATCAAAGATTTTTAATCTCACCTCTTTTAGAGCAATATCTGATATCCAAATTCTGGTCTCTGTTTTTGTTGGATTAGGATATATTTTAAATATTGAATTGCTGTTATTCTTTAGTTCACCCACTCCTAAACCAGAAATTGCACTTAAGGTTACAACCCTTGTGCTTCCTAATCCACCGTAATAGACTCGGGTTCGGTCATTGCTCAGAATAATTGCGCTTGGGTCAGCGCAGCCCAACGAGTCATAAGGGTCGGTTGGGCTTATGATTGTATCAATAATTACCCAGTTTAAGCCATCCTAAGACTCTGCGTATCCGATATGCTGAGGCTGCCCGACACGGGTTGCAAAGAACATAGGATAAGAACTATCTGGCAAATAGATTACATTTGGGTCAACACAGTCAGGTAATCTAATCCCATCTTCTGGTATAAAATCAAGCCCATCAGAAGAGATTATGCTCCTGATTCCACCTGTTGCTGAGGTACAATAGATTCTAATTCTTCTATCAGGTAATATTATTGCATCAGGCACTGATGTCCAACCATAATCCGGATAATTAAGGTTCTCATATCGTAATCCCTCTTTGGTCCAATTCAAGCCATCTGACGAGATAGCACTAAAGATTCTATGCCTTGCCTGACCAGGTCCACCAGGTCCTGTCGCACCTTTATAATACATACGATAGCCATTTTCAATTTTTACCAATGTCGGGTCGGCTACCATCCGCTCCATTGAATCGCCGGGTACAATCCTGATACCGGGCTCAGGCACAAAATTTAGACCATTATTTGAAAATGCACTCAGAATCCCTTGTGGGTTACAATAGTAGAGACGGAAGGCAGTATCACCAACAGAAATAACATAAGGCACACTGCCATCTTCTATTCTTATACCCGGCTCTTTAACCCATTGGCTGAAGATGAAAATCAATATCAACATTTTATTTTGCCTGCATTTCACTTGATTTTGGGGCTAACTTCTTGTTTAGTAGCTGTAGGAGAGCGCCATCAGGACAAATGTGTTGACATCAAGCACGAGGAGAAACAATTGAAACCAATAAAAGACTCAAAAATGATATGCTTGCCGAATACTTTAAATTAGCTTGCCCTACAACACACCAAGGACCTGGGACTTTATAATGCGTAATAGCTAAAAATGCCCATCCAATGAGAACAATGTACTTAAATTTGTCAAACACACTTTCTTTTGTAAGATAGAGAAGCCTAATTATTGAAATGATTATTAATAGAAAACCGAGCCATGCGCCTGCACCCATTATATGGTGAAGGGCGAGCTATCCAACCAATCAATCCAATGACAATCAACAAAATAAACAAAAAGACCAAGCCCACCTTCCTCTTTTTATGGAGATTGATTCTCCCAGTCAAGTCTTGAAGAAAACCAACTGGACATACACAGTGACAATAAAAATACCTACCAAAGAAAACTTGTCTACTCTGCAGGACTCTACGAGCATTTTTAATGGTTCCATAGTTTTAGTTGTTTATCTTTGGTTAAATTAGACTTTTGCAATATGTTCCTTTTACTTAACTGTTTAAATGTTTGCTCAAAAAACTTTACATGATTATAAGTATCTGTAACATACGAGTCATCAGGTGCAATTTTTACAGCCTCCTCTAAGCAAACTATTGCTTCACCAAATTTATATTCACTTGCATAGGCTACACCTAAATCACACAAAATTAATGGATTTTTAGGGTCAAGTTCTAATGCTTTTTTCAACAGTCTTACCCCCTCTTCCCTTTTACCACTAAAGTGTAAAGTCC
This bacterium DNA region includes the following protein-coding sequences:
- a CDS encoding SagB/ThcOx family dehydrogenase: MCIFIFLLLLKGGETMEIKLPAPVLKGKVSVEECIAKRRSIRAYLDKPISLEQLSQLFWASQGITDLTGLRAAPSAGATYPIEVRAVTKDGVFHYIPEGHKLIKESDKDLRKKLAQAALWQSFIAEAGCNFVISCVYKRTTQRYGDRGIRYVHMEAGHVAENIHLQAVALGLGSVPVGAFYDEEVKKVLNLPKDEDPIYIITVGYPK
- a CDS encoding T9SS type A sorting domain-containing protein — protein: MGCADPSAIILSNDRTRVYYGGLGSTRVVTLSAISGLGVGELKNNSNSIFKIYPNPTKTETRIWISDIALKEVRLKIFDVSGKLVRNFPNYQFTNHPITQITWDGKDNLGKGVESGVYFCQIVAAHFSETKKINPNLTIMTLMGMCSFRLNKSLFLGYFGYPTVIM